The nucleotide window GCCAAGGTCCATCTCGTCGAGCAGATCTTCGTCTGGTTCGTCCTCGACAACGATGGCGATGTTGACCATCGCCTCGCGAAAGTGGCGTGGGATGCGCAGTAGGGCTCGTTCGACGAGCTGGTCGAAGCGCCGCCGACTGACGTGAGTCACGGCCGTGGTCGCGGAGAGGTTGCGGGCGCGGCGGTGCGCCGTGGTGGCGCGCCAGCCGCGCGCTCGCCGCGGGCGAACAGACAAATGTCGTTCAGGGTGCAGTCGGAACAGAGCGGCCGCGGACGGCAGATCCGTCGTCCGTGCAGGATCAACAGATCCGATAGCCGTGTCCAGTCCTTCCGTGGCGCCCCTGCCATCAGCTCTTGCTCGACCGACTCCGCCGTCGTGCCGGTCGCAAGACCGATGCGCGGCGCAACGCGGAGCACATGTCGATCAACGGCTAGACCGTACGGCGTCTTGAAGGCGTGGCCGAGGACGACGTTCGCCGTCTTCCGGCCGACCCCCGGCAGCTCGACGAGCTCCTCCATCCGGGACGGTACGTCGGCGTGATGCCGTTCGACGACAGCTCCTGCCATGGCAACGATGGTTCGTGACTTGGCACGAAAGAACCCCGTGGCGCGAATGAGCGGCTCGAGGGTCTCCGGCTTCACACGCGCGAGCGCCCGGGCGTCTGGGTACCGTGCGAAGAGCGCCGGCGTCACCTCATTGACCCGCCGGTCAGTCGATTGCGCCGACAGGATAGTGGCCACGAGCAGCTGGAACGGCGTCGAGTAGTGTAGCTCGGTGTCGGCGTCGGGATACAGCTTGGTGAGCCGAGCGACCACCTGGCGCGCCGACGGTGGCTGGCCGGAAGCAAGTCGCGGCATGGGCTCGATCGTAGCGGGAAGGTCGCATGGGGGCAAGGACAAGGGATCAAGGGATCAAGGGGTCAAGGAATCGAGGGGTCAGGGGGTCGAGGGTAGAGGACGGGGTTGTTCAAACGCACAGGTTTCGCGTCGGACGTGGCAGCAGCCCGACGGCTACTCGGATCAGCGATGCACCCTTTCCCTTGACCCCTTGACCCCTTGACCCCTTCTGCTACTGGGCGCGGACAACGACGAGGGTTTGATCATCGAACGGCGTGCGCCCTGCAGAGAAGGCATCTAGCTCCAGCAGCAGGCGCTCGACGATAGCCGTGGCGGAGGCGCCGTTATGGCTGGCTGTGCGAAAGGCAGTGATCACGCGCTCCTCGCCAAACTGCGCATCGAGCGTGTCACCACACTCGGTCACGCCGTCGGTAATGAGGAGAAAGGCATCGCCGGCAGCGTATTCCACCTCGGCTTGCGCCAGCTCCGCCGCAAACACAGCTCGCGGCGAAAGCCCGAAGCCGATGCCGCGCGGCAGCAACGACTGCACATTGCCGGTGGCCTTCTCGAAGTGGTAGAGCGGAAGGTGA belongs to Luteitalea sp. and includes:
- the nth gene encoding endonuclease III, which gives rise to MPRLASGQPPSARQVVARLTKLYPDADTELHYSTPFQLLVATILSAQSTDRRVNEVTPALFARYPDARALARVKPETLEPLIRATGFFRAKSRTIVAMAGAVVERHHADVPSRMEELVELPGVGRKTANVVLGHAFKTPYGLAVDRHVLRVAPRIGLATGTTAESVEQELMAGAPRKDWTRLSDLLILHGRRICRPRPLCSDCTLNDICLFARGERAAGAPPRRTAAPATSPRPRP